A single Pseudoalteromonas phenolica DNA region contains:
- a CDS encoding cell envelope integrity protein TolA: MRQILMLAALNFLVGCAATNLKPDSCFDMESCVELVTNKLSSNFPADRKFKGQEIKIEFFLNDNAEVIEYNITNESGIPELDIAAIKAVTASSPFNELKVLPADVFNKFKHVKLTVAPTFEGL, translated from the coding sequence ATGCGTCAAATTTTAATGTTAGCTGCTTTAAATTTCTTGGTCGGTTGCGCTGCGACAAATTTGAAGCCTGATAGTTGCTTTGATATGGAGTCTTGCGTTGAACTTGTGACTAATAAATTGTCCTCTAATTTTCCCGCTGATAGAAAGTTCAAAGGGCAAGAAATTAAAATCGAGTTTTTTCTAAATGACAATGCTGAAGTCATTGAATATAACATAACAAATGAATCAGGTATTCCTGAATTGGATATTGCTGCTATTAAAGCAGTTACGGCCTCCTCTCCATTTAATGAGCTAAAAGTTTTACCTGCCGACGTATTTAACAAATTTAAACATGTAAAGCTTACAGTTGCCCCAACATTTGAGGGTTTGTAA
- a CDS encoding RidA family protein, with product MRKTVSSGSHLEVPIGFSRACRVGNQISVSGTAPINNGETVYIGDVYRQTKYCLELSIGAIEEAGGNISDVIRTRIMLTDISKWEEAAKAHGELFSAIKPACTFVEVSRFIDEQWLVETEIDCVVM from the coding sequence ATGAGAAAAACTGTCAGTTCTGGATCACATCTTGAAGTACCTATAGGCTTTTCTCGTGCATGTCGCGTAGGAAATCAAATATCTGTTTCAGGAACAGCTCCAATAAATAATGGTGAAACTGTTTATATCGGCGACGTCTACCGTCAAACGAAATACTGCCTTGAGTTATCAATTGGTGCGATAGAAGAAGCTGGTGGGAATATTAGTGATGTTATTAGAACTCGAATAATGCTTACTGATATTTCTAAATGGGAAGAAGCGGCAAAGGCTCATGGTGAATTATTTTCAGCTATTAAGCCAGCCTGTACTTTTGTTGAGGTAAGTCGTTTCATTGATGAGCAATGGTTGGTTGAAACAGAAATTGACTGTGTAGTAATGTAG
- a CDS encoding sulfatase-like hydrolase/transferase, with protein MLYGLLNKNKALSIIALSFSLLGCGGGSDNTGDTSDVVNTNQAPVVNSPIGDVFTLKANTINLNIDGSSPLFIDSDGDELSYEIVVTPNAPWLTLVNGVLNAESSESGTYKVVITATDPSKLSISYEFTLTVNSPPELVLPYENQSLTVGSQFMWQLPLNDTHFIDADEDEIIYEIVLSNNDIGLEVTDNSISGTPTEEGNVVVTIVASDIHNESTSTSFNLKISDTVPVATQPVNILLLIADDMGQDASAQYSLSSDLPNTPNLNALAQRGLVFENLWVNPVCSPTRATLLTGKYGIQTQVLSPGDVLDLSETTLHEQLKGDDKTQEYATALIGKWHLGDAFSDPNQSGIDYFAGLRSGGVQDYYDWPLIENGQMMDMATYTTTEFTNRAINWLDSLSDNTPWFLWMAYNAPHTPFHLPPSDLHNRKLSGTEEDIEANSRDYYLAAIEALDAEIGRLISSLDTETLENTVILFIGDNGTPGSVRDRNALLNGAKGSINEGGIRVPMIVAGKGVERIAQRETALINGTDFYSTILDIAGQNVVSINNSESFTHLLKQSGGEGRTHIFSQTDDAFTIRNDRYKLIENQDSSKVLYDLQLDPAETSDLILGSSDSSSILTELENILNSLKSQPKE; from the coding sequence ATGCTTTACGGTCTGCTTAATAAAAATAAAGCTTTGAGTATAATAGCTTTAAGTTTTTCGTTATTAGGTTGTGGTGGCGGTAGTGATAATACAGGAGATACCTCCGATGTAGTGAATACTAATCAAGCCCCAGTTGTAAATTCGCCAATTGGTGATGTTTTTACGCTTAAAGCAAATACTATCAATCTAAATATTGATGGCAGCTCTCCTTTATTTATTGACTCTGATGGTGATGAATTATCATATGAAATCGTGGTAACACCGAATGCACCTTGGCTAACGTTAGTTAATGGGGTTCTCAACGCAGAATCTTCAGAGTCTGGTACATATAAAGTCGTTATAACTGCGACAGATCCCAGTAAATTATCAATATCTTATGAATTTACACTTACAGTAAACTCACCGCCAGAGCTTGTACTGCCTTATGAAAACCAATCTTTAACTGTTGGTAGCCAATTTATGTGGCAATTACCATTAAATGATACTCATTTTATTGATGCAGATGAAGACGAAATTATATATGAGATAGTCTTATCTAATAATGATATAGGGTTAGAGGTCACAGATAACAGCATCTCTGGGACGCCAACAGAGGAGGGTAATGTTGTTGTGACTATTGTTGCCAGTGATATTCATAATGAAAGCACCTCAACTTCTTTCAATTTGAAAATAAGCGATACAGTTCCAGTTGCAACTCAACCTGTAAACATTCTACTGCTCATTGCTGATGACATGGGGCAAGATGCTTCAGCACAATATTCACTTTCTTCTGATTTACCAAATACGCCTAATTTAAATGCACTGGCACAAAGAGGTTTAGTATTTGAAAACTTATGGGTAAACCCTGTGTGTTCACCTACTCGGGCAACTTTATTAACGGGTAAATATGGTATTCAAACTCAAGTACTTTCACCAGGTGACGTATTAGATTTGAGCGAAACAACGCTACATGAACAACTTAAAGGTGATGATAAAACTCAAGAGTATGCAACTGCTTTAATAGGTAAATGGCACTTAGGAGATGCTTTTAGTGACCCTAATCAATCAGGTATTGATTATTTTGCGGGGCTGAGAAGTGGTGGTGTACAAGACTATTATGATTGGCCTTTGATTGAAAATGGGCAAATGATGGATATGGCCACTTATACCACGACCGAGTTTACAAATAGGGCAATTAACTGGTTAGATAGTCTGTCTGATAATACCCCGTGGTTTTTATGGATGGCATATAACGCGCCTCATACTCCATTTCATTTACCGCCTAGTGATTTGCACAATAGAAAATTGTCTGGCACCGAAGAGGATATCGAAGCAAATTCGAGAGATTATTATTTGGCTGCTATTGAAGCGCTAGATGCTGAAATTGGCCGTTTGATTTCAAGTTTAGACACTGAAACATTAGAAAATACAGTTATTTTATTTATAGGTGATAATGGTACGCCAGGTTCAGTAAGAGACCGAAATGCACTTTTGAATGGGGCTAAGGGCTCGATAAATGAAGGTGGCATTAGAGTACCAATGATTGTCGCGGGTAAGGGGGTTGAGCGCATAGCACAAAGAGAGACAGCGCTTATAAATGGTACTGATTTTTACAGTACAATTTTAGATATTGCAGGGCAAAATGTAGTCTCTATAAATAACAGTGAATCTTTCACGCATTTACTAAAACAATCAGGCGGTGAAGGCAGAACGCATATTTTTTCACAAACTGATGATGCTTTTACCATTCGAAATGACCGTTATAAGCTAATAGAAAATCAAGATAGTTCGAAAGTACTTTATGATTTACAGTTAGATCCTGCAGAAACGTCAGATTTGATTTTAGGAAGTAGTGACTCAAGTTCAATCTTAACTGAGCTTGAAAACATATTAAATAGCTTAAAAAGCCAACCAAAAGAATAA
- a CDS encoding SUMF1/EgtB/PvdO family nonheme iron enzyme, which translates to MEKRLIQNQVLNSKLITLLISTLISLVGCSEPPVDQPYAYSEVCLTSGYFTQGSDDHYTEEFPKQQVFVEGFCIDSHEVTIGQFADFVKETGYQTLAETGPSRSDYPSAPDSFFQPGSAIYVFPTAFESGYWTFNQQASWQNPRGDFSSVPEQSKHPVTHIALKDAQAYAKWLGRRLPSEKEWEYAAKFNQQDSVNNDDTPKANIWHGIFPHNNTLEDGYLATAPVMSFAASSAGLYDMIGNVWEWTADPYNKDGSNHYTIKGGSHLCAKNACARYRPSARQPQEIGLGTSHVGFRTVRDIGSED; encoded by the coding sequence ATGGAAAAGAGATTAATTCAAAATCAGGTTTTAAATTCAAAATTAATTACGTTACTGATTTCTACCTTAATTAGTTTAGTTGGTTGCAGTGAACCTCCTGTAGACCAACCTTATGCCTATTCTGAGGTTTGTTTAACGTCGGGGTATTTTACTCAAGGTTCAGATGATCACTATACTGAAGAATTTCCTAAACAACAGGTATTTGTAGAGGGGTTTTGTATAGACAGCCATGAGGTCACCATCGGACAATTTGCCGATTTTGTGAAAGAGACGGGTTATCAGACATTAGCTGAAACTGGTCCCTCACGAAGTGATTATCCAAGTGCACCTGATTCATTTTTTCAACCTGGCTCTGCTATTTATGTGTTTCCTACAGCATTTGAAAGTGGGTATTGGACGTTTAATCAGCAAGCAAGTTGGCAAAATCCAAGAGGTGATTTTTCGTCTGTGCCTGAACAATCTAAACACCCTGTGACTCACATCGCGTTAAAAGACGCTCAAGCATACGCAAAATGGCTTGGAAGACGTCTACCAAGTGAAAAAGAATGGGAGTATGCAGCTAAATTTAATCAACAAGATTCAGTCAACAATGATGACACGCCTAAAGCAAATATTTGGCATGGAATATTTCCTCATAATAACACGCTGGAGGATGGTTATTTAGCCACAGCTCCAGTGATGAGTTTTGCTGCAAGTTCGGCCGGTTTATACGATATGATCGGCAATGTTTGGGAATGGACAGCGGACCCATATAACAAAGATGGCAGCAATCATTATACAATTAAAGGTGGTTCGCATTTATGTGCAAAAAATGCGTGTGCTAGATATCGACCATCAGCAAGACAACCACAAGAAATTGGTTTAGGTACAAGCCACGTCGGATTTAGAACAGTTAGAGATATCGGTTCAGAAGATTAA
- a CDS encoding dihydrodipicolinate synthase family protein — MESNSTDWRYTVMPAVFTWLKESESGALEIDLAATQKYAADILRVEGKAGTKMGGLVGSGTLGENSYLTNEQRLSLLASLSEVAKEFNVPLISGAAAETKEELAVIVKELAKVGVDTVMVMPPKTEVTPSDDEMYDYYALSASAAKEAGVTIMPYNNPDAAGYHALSTSLLMKLAELPEVTALKISTTDVSVIETLMLENKELKVLAGVDTVTVHAGLAGACGGITGVGCIFPKASVTMQEYVNNGQWAEANKISQAMNSISYLDAQPLLLEYLKFAFGVHHNDAEGGLRTLGKKLTREQIEDVRARYLLAKERLQLLGLAE, encoded by the coding sequence ATGGAATCAAACAGTACAGATTGGCGTTATACGGTTATGCCAGCCGTTTTTACATGGCTAAAAGAGTCTGAGTCTGGCGCTTTAGAAATTGACTTAGCCGCAACACAAAAGTACGCGGCAGATATTTTAAGAGTTGAAGGTAAAGCAGGAACCAAAATGGGCGGCCTAGTCGGTTCTGGTACACTTGGCGAGAACAGCTATTTAACAAATGAACAACGCTTATCTTTACTTGCTTCTCTTTCAGAAGTAGCCAAAGAATTCAATGTACCTTTAATTAGTGGTGCTGCGGCAGAAACAAAAGAAGAATTAGCCGTAATCGTAAAAGAACTCGCAAAAGTTGGCGTTGACACTGTCATGGTCATGCCGCCAAAAACCGAAGTCACGCCATCAGATGATGAAATGTATGACTATTACGCGTTATCAGCGTCTGCAGCTAAAGAAGCTGGCGTTACGATCATGCCATATAATAATCCAGATGCTGCTGGCTACCACGCTCTATCAACTTCACTATTAATGAAACTTGCAGAATTGCCAGAAGTAACGGCGCTTAAAATCTCAACCACTGACGTATCAGTCATTGAAACATTAATGCTTGAAAACAAAGAATTAAAAGTATTAGCCGGTGTCGATACTGTTACTGTTCACGCTGGTCTGGCAGGTGCATGCGGTGGTATTACTGGTGTCGGTTGTATCTTCCCTAAAGCAAGCGTCACGATGCAGGAGTATGTAAATAATGGGCAATGGGCAGAAGCGAACAAAATTTCTCAAGCAATGAACTCTATCTCATACCTTGATGCGCAACCATTACTTCTAGAGTACTTAAAGTTTGCGTTTGGTGTTCACCATAATGATGCTGAAGGCGGTTTACGCACACTTGGAAAGAAACTGACTAGAGAACAAATTGAAGATGTTAGAGCAAGATACTTGCTGGCTAAAGAAAGACTTCAATTGCTTGGTTTAGCTGAGTAA
- a CDS encoding DUF7674 family protein, translating to MSKIVIRRFLKDITQHFPEAVPLMEQHEKWAYTSRFEAFSELTNQAFNSGDIDKAIAYLNYMSDKFESASGIEAEYIDVYYVEHLFFSCTTQGIDLGWSLVPKNLQQLYINFHGLAPNKKL from the coding sequence ATGTCAAAAATCGTAATTCGTCGTTTTTTAAAAGATATTACTCAACACTTCCCTGAAGCTGTTCCGTTAATGGAGCAGCATGAAAAGTGGGCTTATACCTCTCGATTTGAAGCTTTTTCTGAGTTGACCAACCAAGCCTTTAATTCAGGCGATATCGATAAAGCTATCGCTTATTTGAATTATATGAGTGATAAGTTTGAGTCTGCATCCGGCATCGAAGCCGAGTATATCGATGTTTATTATGTTGAACATTTGTTCTTCTCTTGTACGACCCAAGGTATAGACTTGGGCTGGTCATTGGTCCCTAAAAATTTACAGCAGCTATACATAAACTTTCATGGTCTCGCACCAAATAAAAAATTGTAA
- the arfA gene encoding ribosome alternative rescue factor ArfA, translating to MSKNKKYQHDHHRGEIKDNAIKALVTSVLFKSKVEKPKKGKGSYQRSNKHKGREPYLKAA from the coding sequence ATGAGTAAAAATAAAAAATATCAACACGACCATCATCGTGGTGAGATAAAAGATAATGCGATTAAGGCGCTTGTCACAAGCGTGTTGTTTAAGAGTAAAGTCGAAAAGCCTAAAAAAGGTAAGGGCAGTTATCAACGTAGCAATAAACATAAAGGCCGAGAGCCTTACCTTAAGGCAGCCTAA
- a CDS encoding YciI family protein — protein MFIVSLSYCAPLSVIDKYIPEHKTFLEKHYGNGNFILSGRKEPRTGGVIISTINDRKQLDEVIAQDPFFIEALAHYEITEILPTMAAPPLAFLLQD, from the coding sequence ATGTTTATTGTGTCTTTGAGTTACTGTGCACCGCTTAGCGTCATTGATAAATACATTCCAGAGCATAAAACGTTTCTAGAGAAGCATTATGGCAATGGTAACTTTATTTTGTCAGGCCGCAAGGAGCCAAGAACGGGTGGTGTGATCATTTCTACAATTAACGATAGAAAGCAGTTAGATGAGGTAATTGCGCAAGACCCATTTTTTATTGAAGCTCTTGCGCATTATGAAATTACAGAAATTTTACCAACCATGGCTGCGCCGCCATTGGCGTTCCTTCTCCAAGATTAA
- a CDS encoding winged helix-turn-helix domain-containing protein has translation MAFKAGMAEQYKIGEFIIDLSRNQITQDKKPQIIPPKALAVLTYLAKHQGKVISQHELLDNVWKGTVVSPNTLQRSIAQLRKALGDDGKEQTYIKTHAKQGYSLEQNVHWLTKDEHAILFQKQDPEDALLGHLKKVDHSDESEEGINKPLLKNTYILSVFTLLILILISGYYFTAQPSKPFSIGQIRALTATDGKELASIYSPDGKYIIFHRYSEEQCINDIWAKNLETQQEYKLSKNMDIYGQQRFSKDGKKIIVIRTIDCGEPITQKKCYQLMSLDFEKALNAPQEMDVILECKNSEIRRPYWMNNGNIALMQRHAEHWQLISFESNKNQSKVIHDGFVYHYDYSPNLDLLAVTSIKEDSQYYIDIIRSDGELISSNPIYLPTEIKGHRFIRPNFSPIKETLIFSTGKQLFTLSFEGQINNISIPIDEPITSPMFHPNGDRGLVIKGQYDSDIVSVSLNNNMKESIIARSNTAENSATFQPNGTSIAFESERSGDEQVWIVNKSKLTQISQFPTDSHISGIKWSADGKNLLVSANSALFHFTLDKLKTKLETNLPILDLLYWDSINESALVFAQFNGVKKLAEVNLSTGHVQKLTDKRVNWATKTDTGTVIFTDHMDQFWISSAIEYQPNPALNIQGGDNKRFFTRDNKIYGINNQNQAWRYDIQTKDFETITTLTKNTDNITDIKNNKLLVTKRQVANKEVVELLLVK, from the coding sequence ATGGCATTTAAAGCAGGCATGGCTGAGCAATATAAAATTGGTGAATTCATTATTGACCTCTCACGTAATCAAATTACACAAGATAAAAAGCCACAAATCATCCCGCCAAAAGCCCTTGCCGTTCTCACCTACCTAGCGAAACACCAAGGTAAAGTAATTAGCCAACATGAGTTATTAGATAATGTATGGAAAGGCACCGTTGTTTCACCTAATACATTACAACGAAGCATTGCTCAACTTAGAAAAGCATTAGGTGATGATGGTAAAGAACAAACCTATATTAAAACCCATGCAAAACAGGGTTACAGCTTAGAGCAGAACGTACATTGGCTCACCAAAGATGAGCATGCAATACTCTTCCAAAAACAAGATCCTGAAGACGCACTTTTAGGTCACCTTAAAAAAGTTGATCACAGTGATGAATCTGAAGAAGGTATTAACAAGCCACTTTTAAAAAATACATACATATTGTCTGTATTTACATTATTGATCCTTATACTAATAAGTGGTTATTACTTCACAGCACAACCATCAAAACCTTTTTCCATAGGTCAGATCAGAGCCCTCACCGCAACAGACGGCAAAGAATTAGCCAGTATTTATTCGCCAGATGGTAAGTACATTATTTTTCATCGTTACTCAGAAGAACAATGTATCAATGATATTTGGGCAAAAAACCTAGAAACACAGCAAGAATACAAACTCAGCAAGAATATGGATATCTATGGACAGCAACGCTTCTCAAAAGACGGGAAGAAAATTATTGTTATCCGAACCATTGACTGTGGCGAGCCTATTACTCAGAAAAAATGCTATCAACTTATGAGTCTTGATTTCGAAAAAGCGTTAAACGCACCACAGGAAATGGATGTAATCCTAGAGTGCAAAAATTCCGAGATTAGACGACCCTACTGGATGAACAATGGCAATATTGCGCTTATGCAAAGACACGCTGAGCACTGGCAACTGATAAGTTTTGAAAGTAATAAAAATCAAAGTAAAGTGATCCATGATGGCTTTGTATATCACTACGACTACTCGCCAAACCTTGATTTACTGGCAGTAACGAGCATCAAAGAAGATAGCCAGTATTACATAGATATCATTCGATCTGACGGTGAACTGATTTCTAGCAACCCAATTTATCTACCTACTGAAATAAAGGGCCATCGTTTCATTCGACCAAACTTTTCGCCGATTAAAGAAACATTAATTTTTAGTACCGGAAAGCAACTTTTCACTTTGTCTTTTGAAGGACAGATTAATAATATCTCTATTCCAATAGATGAACCAATCACAAGCCCAATGTTTCACCCTAATGGTGATAGAGGACTAGTTATCAAGGGACAATATGATAGTGATATAGTTTCAGTCAGCCTAAATAATAATATGAAAGAAAGCATAATTGCGCGTTCAAATACCGCAGAAAATAGTGCAACTTTTCAACCAAATGGCACGTCAATAGCCTTTGAATCAGAACGCTCAGGTGATGAGCAAGTTTGGATAGTAAATAAAAGTAAGTTAACACAAATTAGCCAGTTTCCAACTGACAGCCATATATCAGGAATAAAATGGTCAGCGGATGGAAAAAACTTATTGGTTAGTGCGAATAGTGCATTGTTTCATTTCACGTTAGATAAACTGAAAACAAAACTTGAAACAAACTTACCGATCTTAGACTTACTTTATTGGGATAGCATAAACGAAAGTGCACTGGTGTTTGCTCAGTTTAATGGTGTAAAAAAACTTGCAGAAGTTAATCTAAGCACAGGACACGTACAAAAGCTGACTGATAAACGAGTAAACTGGGCAACAAAAACAGATACCGGTACGGTTATATTCACAGATCATATGGATCAGTTTTGGATTTCTAGCGCGATTGAGTATCAACCTAATCCCGCACTTAATATACAAGGCGGTGATAACAAACGCTTCTTCACCCGCGATAATAAGATTTACGGCATAAACAACCAAAATCAAGCTTGGCGATATGACATACAAACTAAAGATTTCGAGACTATTACGACACTTACAAAGAACACCGACAATATTACAGATATAAAGAACAACAAACTGTTAGTGACAAAAAGGCAAGTTGCCAACAAAGAAGTGGTAGAGCTACTACTAGTTAAATAA
- a CDS encoding serine hydrolase domain-containing protein, giving the protein MSLKSKLSITLFVSLSTLSGNSVSSELNDKLPRATKAEQTMSFWDLPYLDGAYISTRPEKKSDGIEVGDLSLVTKNKHEIIQLSNEIQSGKYGLYDSLLISHKNKLIYESYYRRSRVDLPTGQASATKTLTSLIVGIAIEQGHLTLDDLHKPIINFFEALDKSKFVSGVEKITLHKALTMRGGLKIDQDIIQKLEKFPEKLKGQKYIQVLLEHSKPITDASQKFAYGNFNDMLVMHVLDVVLPEGAEQFIKKELLERLTIKQFEWKNSLSGVPEAGWRVKLTSRDMLKWGSLLLNDGNWEGQQLVSKAYLNKATSAIVDPLDTWIPDNYKYGYFIYQADISIDDKQFKANFAWGGGGQYVISVKDLDLVVVIKGHDREDKILDAVLKTVLPAFL; this is encoded by the coding sequence ATGAGTCTTAAGTCAAAATTATCCATTACACTATTTGTGTCTTTGAGTACTTTATCTGGAAATTCTGTTTCAAGTGAATTGAATGATAAATTACCGCGTGCAACTAAAGCTGAGCAAACCATGTCATTTTGGGATTTACCATATCTTGATGGTGCTTATATTAGTACTAGACCAGAAAAAAAATCAGATGGTATAGAGGTAGGTGATTTATCGCTTGTTACTAAGAACAAACATGAAATCATTCAATTATCCAATGAGATTCAGTCTGGAAAATATGGGTTATATGATAGCTTGTTAATAAGTCATAAAAATAAATTGATTTATGAATCTTATTATCGTCGCTCAAGAGTTGATTTACCTACAGGACAAGCATCAGCGACGAAAACACTCACCAGCCTTATTGTTGGTATAGCAATTGAACAGGGTCATTTAACATTAGATGATCTACACAAGCCAATTATTAATTTTTTTGAAGCACTTGATAAAAGTAAGTTTGTGTCAGGCGTTGAAAAAATAACGCTCCATAAGGCATTGACTATGCGCGGTGGGCTTAAGATTGATCAAGACATAATTCAAAAACTTGAAAAATTCCCGGAGAAATTAAAAGGACAAAAGTATATACAAGTTCTTTTAGAACACTCTAAACCTATAACAGATGCTTCTCAGAAATTCGCTTATGGTAATTTCAACGATATGCTAGTGATGCACGTACTCGATGTCGTCTTGCCTGAAGGTGCAGAGCAATTTATTAAAAAAGAGTTATTAGAAAGGTTAACCATTAAGCAGTTTGAATGGAAAAACTCATTGAGTGGCGTACCTGAAGCCGGCTGGCGTGTTAAATTAACATCAAGAGATATGCTAAAATGGGGAAGTTTATTACTTAATGATGGTAATTGGGAAGGTCAGCAACTTGTTTCTAAAGCCTACTTAAACAAAGCCACCTCTGCCATTGTAGATCCCCTTGATACTTGGATACCTGACAACTATAAATATGGTTACTTTATTTACCAGGCTGACATTTCCATCGATGATAAACAGTTTAAAGCTAACTTTGCCTGGGGCGGTGGTGGTCAATATGTTATTTCAGTCAAAGATCTTGATCTGGTTGTTGTAATAAAGGGACATGACAGAGAAGATAAAATATTGGATGCTGTCTTAAAAACGGTCTTACCTGCATTCTTATAA
- a CDS encoding outer membrane beta-barrel protein — protein MNKYLFGLVFLASNSYASSTPSFTTEFLIGSSSNKLHASQDFDIGDKRSSSNNSTSHGIRFGLPISEYFSVELSKHSYGEADHSYTLKIPSGLINDNVFKSIPVSLPIETNALKFGIKGHVNINAKLNVNLRVGVANWRYKQYSPAMLVINDIQEQNHSGRDVYFSVGSEYVVSDSIYIGFEYSQFSIKETEQGVYTADVSYSHKINDLSLVLGWAF, from the coding sequence ATGAACAAATATCTTTTTGGACTCGTTTTCTTAGCATCAAATTCATACGCGTCTTCTACTCCTTCTTTTACGACTGAGTTTTTAATCGGGTCTTCTTCAAATAAGCTCCACGCATCTCAAGACTTTGATATAGGAGACAAACGCTCTTCTAGTAATAACTCAACTTCTCATGGTATTAGATTTGGTCTACCTATTTCGGAATATTTTTCGGTTGAGTTATCTAAACATTCTTATGGTGAGGCAGATCACTCGTACACACTAAAAATTCCTTCAGGTTTGATAAATGATAACGTATTCAAATCTATCCCTGTTAGCTTACCAATCGAAACAAACGCGCTTAAATTTGGTATTAAGGGTCATGTAAATATTAATGCAAAACTGAATGTAAATTTGCGAGTTGGTGTAGCGAATTGGCGTTATAAACAGTATTCGCCAGCTATGTTAGTCATAAATGATATCCAAGAACAAAACCACAGTGGAAGAGACGTATATTTTTCAGTGGGCTCTGAATATGTAGTTTCAGATAGTATTTATATAGGTTTTGAGTACTCTCAATTCAGTATTAAAGAAACCGAACAGGGAGTATATACCGCTGATGTCAGTTATTCCCATAAAATAAACGACTTATCTTTAGTGTTAGGCTGGGCTTTTTAA